A region from the Altererythrobacter sp. H2 genome encodes:
- a CDS encoding DUF192 domain-containing protein yields MRAMALLLAGLCLACSPQGQAETAAAPTATAQATHPVSGLRVVPLTVTSGSKRHVFRVEVAETVPQQQRGLMFRTELGPDEGMIFPYRAPQLLGFWMKNTPLPLDIIFLDEDRRIINIAARTTPYSLDSVYSERPAIAVLELIGGRAEELGIRAGDKVEW; encoded by the coding sequence ATGCGCGCAATGGCACTCCTGCTGGCGGGCCTGTGCCTCGCCTGCTCGCCGCAAGGCCAGGCGGAAACTGCCGCCGCTCCCACTGCAACGGCACAAGCGACGCATCCCGTTTCCGGCCTGCGGGTCGTGCCGTTGACGGTCACCAGCGGCAGCAAGCGGCACGTGTTCCGGGTCGAAGTCGCCGAGACCGTGCCGCAGCAGCAGCGCGGGCTGATGTTCCGCACCGAACTGGGCCCGGACGAGGGGATGATCTTCCCCTATCGGGCTCCCCAGCTGCTCGGCTTCTGGATGAAGAACACGCCGCTGCCGCTCGACATCATCTTCCTCGACGAGGACCGGCGGATCATCAACATCGCCGCGCGGACCACGCCCTATTCGCTCGATTCGGTCTATTCCGAACGGCCGGCCATTGCCGTGCTGGAACTGATCGGTGGCCGCGCGGAGGAGCTGGGCATCCGCGCCGGGGACAAGGTCGAATGGTAG
- a CDS encoding TIGR00341 family protein: MAETKRTTNELDFARVILSLRKWWRDDVVATVNQEGIVELRREEADLSSRFLFMTIMSAGIAILGLILSSPAVVIGAMLIAPLMGPIIGLGFAMASGDYVWLRKCAKSVAIGATLAVLFCAVIVFMSPLKTVTAELAARTRPNLFDLLVAIFSGLAGAYALIRGREGAVVGVAIATALMPPLATVGFGLATLNWTVFSGSLMLFITNLVAISLTAAVMARLYGFTTELSAKHTRWQNFLILGTLIALAIPLGLALRTIAWEAQASRQINRIVIDAFDDESRLSQIDIAYDATPVRISATVLTPHLKPDAEAEIERQLEGRLDHEFELVLTQYRVGTSDSAAERAQLAAAREQDQAAEQARQVAAALALVAGVEESDVLVDRQRRRALVRARPLEGATLRAYRTLEQRAAAQVKGWAIELVPPARPLPSVAFEEEAPSEDGEDAIALAAWASARVGAPLVLTGPDEQTALVSEQLKAAGGRVTRATSGPAPVRIEWGSVEE; encoded by the coding sequence ATGGCCGAAACGAAGCGCACGACGAACGAGCTGGACTTTGCCCGGGTCATCCTGAGCCTGCGCAAATGGTGGCGCGACGACGTGGTCGCGACGGTTAACCAGGAAGGCATTGTCGAGCTGCGGCGCGAGGAAGCGGACCTGTCGTCCCGGTTCCTGTTCATGACCATCATGTCTGCCGGGATCGCCATCCTCGGCCTGATCCTGTCCTCTCCGGCGGTGGTGATCGGGGCGATGTTGATCGCCCCGCTGATGGGGCCGATCATCGGTCTGGGCTTCGCCATGGCCTCGGGCGATTACGTCTGGCTGCGCAAGTGTGCCAAGTCGGTGGCGATCGGGGCGACGCTGGCGGTGTTGTTCTGCGCCGTGATCGTGTTCATGTCGCCGCTCAAGACGGTCACGGCGGAGCTGGCGGCGCGCACCCGGCCCAACCTGTTCGACCTGCTGGTGGCAATATTCTCCGGGCTGGCGGGTGCCTATGCCCTGATCCGCGGCCGTGAAGGTGCGGTGGTGGGTGTGGCCATCGCCACGGCGCTGATGCCGCCGCTGGCGACGGTCGGCTTCGGCCTCGCCACGCTGAACTGGACGGTGTTTTCCGGCTCGCTGATGCTGTTCATCACCAACCTGGTGGCGATTTCGCTGACAGCCGCCGTGATGGCCCGCCTGTACGGGTTCACGACCGAGCTTTCGGCCAAGCATACCCGGTGGCAGAACTTCCTGATCCTGGGCACATTGATTGCGCTGGCGATCCCGCTCGGTCTGGCGCTGCGCACCATTGCCTGGGAAGCGCAGGCCTCGCGCCAGATCAACCGCATCGTGATCGATGCTTTCGATGACGAATCGCGCCTGTCGCAGATCGATATCGCCTACGACGCAACGCCGGTGCGCATTTCCGCCACCGTCCTCACGCCGCACCTGAAGCCGGATGCCGAGGCCGAAATCGAGCGGCAGCTCGAAGGCCGGCTCGATCACGAATTCGAACTGGTGCTGACTCAGTACCGGGTCGGAACCTCCGACAGCGCGGCTGAGCGGGCCCAGCTTGCGGCTGCGCGGGAGCAGGACCAGGCCGCCGAGCAGGCTCGCCAGGTTGCCGCCGCCCTGGCTTTGGTCGCCGGGGTGGAGGAAAGCGACGTGTTGGTGGATCGCCAGCGCCGCCGCGCGCTGGTGCGGGCGAGGCCGCTGGAGGGGGCAACCTTGCGCGCCTATCGCACCCTGGAGCAGCGCGCCGCTGCGCAGGTCAAGGGCTGGGCCATTGAACTGGTGCCTCCGGCGCGGCCGCTGCCTTCGGTTGCATTCGAGGAGGAAGCGCCTTCGGAGGACGGCGAGGACGCCATTGCGCTGGCGGCATGGGCATCGGCCCGGGTCGGTGCACCGCTGGTGCTGACCGGCCCGGATGAGCAGACCGCGCTGGTCAGCGAGCAACTGAAGGCTGCGGGCGGCCGCGTCACCCGTGCCACCTCCGGCCCGGCCCCGGTGCGGATCGAATGGGGCAGTGTCGAGGAGTAG
- a CDS encoding fatty acyl-AMP ligase, whose amino-acid sequence MTITMPVPTPNDCALPRIRADFATFNDAVDYAARSEKGLNFHDMRGELERVYPFREMREDALAMARRLVAAGIGKGDRVALIAETGPEFAALFSACSYAGAWPVPLPLPTSFGGKESYIDQLAVQLASSDPAMLIYPPEIAEMAKAAADRQGCEGIDWASFNAREAPECDLPEASPNDICYLQYSSGSTRFPTGVAVTHRALLHNLYGHAASMNLGTNDRVVSWLPWYHDMGLVGCLLSPIANQVSCDYLKTEHFARRPLAWLDVISRNQGNTLSYSPTFGYDICARRISSQSSVTERFDLSRWRTAGNGADMIRPDVMQNFVNAFAPAGFRASAFTPSYGLAEATLAVTVMPPGEGIRVELVEEESLSGTPRDLSRPARYRAIVNCGKALPDMEVEIRDANDAVRGERQIGKVWCRGPSVMHSYFRNEEATRDCLVPGNDGKGAWLDTGDMGYMANGYLFIVGRAKDMIIINGKNHWPQDIEWAVEQLPGFNHGDVAAFSFEMDNGEESPAVLVHCRVSDPEERIRLHEQIRDKVRSVTGMNCVVELVPPRTLPRTSSGKLSRAKAKRLYLAGEIEPIKLPEAA is encoded by the coding sequence ATGACCATCACCATGCCGGTTCCCACGCCGAACGATTGCGCGCTGCCGCGCATCCGGGCGGACTTTGCCACTTTCAACGATGCGGTCGACTATGCCGCGCGTAGCGAAAAGGGGCTAAACTTTCATGACATGCGGGGCGAGCTGGAGCGGGTCTATCCCTTCCGCGAAATGCGCGAAGACGCGCTGGCGATGGCCCGGCGGCTTGTTGCAGCGGGGATCGGCAAGGGCGACCGGGTTGCCCTGATCGCGGAAACCGGCCCCGAATTCGCTGCGTTGTTCAGTGCCTGCAGCTACGCCGGGGCATGGCCGGTGCCGCTGCCGCTGCCGACCAGCTTCGGCGGCAAGGAAAGCTATATCGACCAGCTGGCGGTGCAGCTCGCCAGCAGCGATCCGGCCATGTTGATCTATCCCCCCGAAATCGCCGAAATGGCGAAGGCTGCGGCAGACCGGCAAGGCTGCGAAGGGATTGACTGGGCCAGCTTCAACGCCCGCGAAGCGCCCGAATGCGATCTGCCCGAAGCAAGCCCGAATGATATCTGCTATCTGCAGTATTCGTCGGGCTCGACCCGCTTCCCCACCGGTGTTGCCGTGACCCACCGCGCGCTGCTGCACAACCTCTACGGCCATGCCGCCTCGATGAACCTGGGCACCAACGACCGGGTGGTGAGCTGGCTGCCGTGGTATCACGACATGGGGCTGGTCGGCTGCCTGCTGTCGCCGATCGCCAACCAGGTGAGTTGCGACTATCTCAAGACCGAGCATTTCGCCCGCCGTCCGCTCGCATGGCTTGACGTGATCAGCCGCAACCAGGGCAACACGCTCAGTTATTCGCCCACCTTCGGCTACGACATCTGCGCCCGCCGCATTTCCAGCCAGAGCAGCGTGACCGAGCGGTTCGACCTCTCCCGCTGGCGCACGGCCGGCAACGGGGCGGACATGATCCGGCCCGACGTGATGCAGAATTTCGTCAATGCCTTTGCCCCGGCGGGTTTCCGCGCCAGCGCCTTCACCCCCAGCTATGGCCTGGCCGAAGCGACGCTGGCGGTGACAGTCATGCCCCCGGGCGAAGGCATCCGGGTGGAACTGGTCGAGGAGGAAAGCCTGTCGGGCACCCCGCGCGACCTTTCCCGGCCAGCGCGCTACCGGGCCATCGTCAACTGCGGCAAGGCCCTGCCCGACATGGAGGTGGAAATCCGGGATGCAAATGACGCGGTGCGGGGCGAACGGCAGATCGGCAAGGTCTGGTGCCGCGGCCCGAGCGTGATGCATTCCTATTTCCGCAACGAGGAAGCGACCCGCGATTGCCTGGTGCCAGGTAACGACGGCAAGGGCGCATGGCTCGACACCGGCGACATGGGATATATGGCCAATGGCTATCTGTTCATTGTCGGCCGGGCCAAGGACATGATCATCATCAACGGCAAGAACCACTGGCCGCAGGATATCGAATGGGCGGTGGAACAGCTGCCCGGCTTCAACCACGGCGATGTGGCGGCGTTCTCGTTCGAGATGGACAATGGCGAGGAATCGCCCGCCGTACTGGTGCATTGCCGCGTCTCCGACCCGGAAGAACGGATCAGGCTGCACGAGCAGATCCGTGACAAGGTCCGCTCGGTCACAGGGATGAACTGCGTGGTGGAACTGGTCCCCCCGCGCACCCTGCCCCGCACATCTTCGGGCAAACTGAGCCGGGCCAAGGCCAAGCGGCTTTACCTCGCCGGCGAGATCGAGCCGATCAAGCTGCCCGAAGCGGCCTGA
- a CDS encoding fasciclin domain-containing protein: MTKFSLALASAASLALVACAEPAEDTTTTEDTTAADSMTNSTVTDGGTIVEVAQDNPDFSTLVSAVTAADLGATLSGTGPFTVFAPTNAAFEKIPQASRDELMSEAGKADLSGILTYHVVQGETDAATLTRAIEAAGTEGHTLTTVNGATLTATLEGGKVMLTDAAGNRSTVTATDVDASNGVIHVIDTVLMPS; the protein is encoded by the coding sequence ATGACCAAGTTTTCCCTTGCGCTCGCGTCTGCCGCTTCGCTCGCCCTCGTCGCCTGCGCCGAGCCGGCCGAGGACACCACCACGACCGAAGACACCACGGCGGCTGACAGCATGACAAATTCCACCGTTACCGACGGGGGCACGATCGTCGAGGTGGCGCAGGACAATCCCGATTTCTCCACCCTGGTTTCGGCCGTGACTGCGGCTGATCTTGGCGCAACGCTGTCAGGCACTGGCCCGTTCACCGTGTTCGCGCCCACCAACGCTGCCTTCGAGAAGATCCCGCAGGCCAGCCGTGACGAGCTGATGAGCGAAGCCGGCAAGGCCGATCTTTCGGGCATCCTGACCTACCACGTGGTCCAGGGTGAAACCGACGCTGCCACCCTAACCCGGGCGATCGAGGCAGCCGGCACCGAAGGCCATACCCTGACGACCGTCAACGGCGCCACGCTGACGGCAACGCTGGAAGGCGGCAAGGTCATGCTGACCGATGCGGCCGGCAACAGGTCCACCGTGACCGCCACCGATGTCGACGCATCGAACGGCGTGATCCATGTGATCGACACCGTGCTGATGCCGAGCTGA
- the aat gene encoding leucyl/phenylalanyl-tRNA--protein transferase: MHQFPAPPIPVEMLLLAYRSGIFPMADARDDPELFWVEPRERAILPLDGFRCSASLRKVIRQDRFRVTVDAAFGRVIAACAEPRDEDGGSWISDRIEASYLALHRAGHAHSVECWHGSELVGGLYGVAFDRVFCGESMFSRADNASKVALAWLVALMRRAGYRLLDCQFMTGHLASLGAVEIPQARYLEMLAQASGPPDASLPQAYASVSSAAAGAGAEGGAAVGDGAGAGAAAGAPVARGEGDATEPSSPGKLIAQFFTQTS, from the coding sequence ATGCACCAGTTCCCAGCCCCGCCAATCCCGGTCGAAATGCTGCTGCTGGCCTATCGCAGCGGCATTTTCCCGATGGCCGACGCGCGCGATGATCCGGAGCTGTTCTGGGTCGAGCCGCGCGAGCGGGCCATCCTGCCGCTGGATGGCTTCCGCTGTTCGGCCTCGCTGCGGAAGGTGATCCGGCAAGACCGGTTCCGGGTCACTGTCGATGCGGCGTTCGGCCGGGTGATCGCTGCCTGCGCCGAGCCGCGCGACGAAGATGGCGGAAGCTGGATCAGCGACCGGATCGAGGCCAGCTATCTGGCGCTGCACCGGGCCGGGCACGCCCATTCGGTCGAATGCTGGCACGGCAGCGAACTGGTCGGCGGGCTCTATGGCGTGGCGTTCGACCGGGTGTTCTGCGGCGAAAGCATGTTCAGCCGGGCTGACAACGCCTCCAAGGTGGCGCTGGCGTGGCTGGTCGCGCTGATGCGCCGGGCCGGGTACCGGCTGCTCGATTGCCAGTTCATGACCGGGCACCTTGCCTCGCTCGGCGCGGTGGAAATCCCGCAGGCGCGCTATCTGGAGATGCTGGCCCAGGCATCGGGTCCGCCCGACGCCAGCCTGCCGCAGGCCTATGCCTCGGTGTCGTCGGCCGCAGCAGGCGCAGGCGCGGAAGGTGGCGCGGCAGTGGGGGACGGAGCCGGCGCCGGTGCCGCAGCAGGGGCCCCGGTTGCGCGGGGCGAGGGGGATGCCACGGAGCCTTCCTCGCCCGGGAAACTCATCGCGCAGTTCTTCACCCAGACATCGTAA
- the thiC gene encoding phosphomethylpyrimidine synthase ThiC, translating into MADINSKLEIGVTTGPIRGSAKVHVESPSGLRVAMREIRLEPSSGEPPVRVYDTSGPYTDADAVIDIAAGLPELRADWIRGRGDVEEVTQREVRPEDNGQLGPDRSGGVPPFPRVRHKVLRAKPGMNVSQMYYARRGIITPEMEYVAVRENIGREMIANHIRDGQDFGASIPDYVTPEFVRDEVARGRAIIPSNINHPESEPMAIGRNFLVKINANIGNSAVASDVATEVDKMVWSTRWGADTVMDLSTGRNIHDTREWIIRNSPVPIGTVPIYQALEKVGGVAEDLTWEVFRDTLIEQAEQGVDYFTIHAGVRLPYVPLAAKRVTGIVSRGGSIMAKWCLAHHKESFLYERFDEITEIMKAYDVAYSLGDGLRPGSIADANDEAQFAELYTLGELTKRAWAQDVQVMIEGPGHVPMHKIKENMDKQLEACGEAPFYTLGPLVTDIAPGYDHITSGIGAAMIGWYGTAMLCYVTPKEHLGLPDRDDVKVGVVTYKLAAHAADLAKGHPAAKVRDDALSKARFEFRWRDQFNLSLDPDTAEQYHDQTLPAEGAKTAHFCSMCGPKFCSMKISQEVREFARLQNQGADGFVAAEEAEKGMAEMSRVYDETGRELYMGAGDREHD; encoded by the coding sequence ATGGCCGACATCAACAGCAAGCTCGAAATCGGCGTGACCACCGGGCCGATCCGCGGCTCCGCCAAGGTCCACGTCGAATCGCCTTCCGGCCTGCGCGTGGCCATGCGCGAGATCCGGCTGGAGCCGTCGAGCGGGGAGCCGCCGGTGCGGGTCTATGACACTTCCGGCCCCTATACCGATGCCGATGCCGTGATCGACATTGCCGCCGGCCTGCCCGAACTGCGGGCCGACTGGATCCGCGGACGCGGCGACGTGGAGGAAGTGACACAGCGCGAGGTCAGGCCGGAAGACAACGGCCAGTTGGGGCCGGACCGCAGCGGCGGCGTCCCGCCATTCCCGCGCGTGCGCCACAAGGTGCTGCGGGCCAAGCCGGGCATGAACGTCAGCCAGATGTACTATGCGCGGCGCGGGATCATCACGCCGGAGATGGAATATGTCGCCGTCCGCGAGAACATCGGGCGCGAGATGATCGCGAACCATATCCGGGACGGGCAGGACTTCGGTGCCAGCATTCCCGACTATGTCACCCCCGAATTCGTCCGCGACGAGGTCGCCCGCGGTCGCGCGATCATTCCCAGCAACATCAACCACCCCGAAAGCGAACCGATGGCGATCGGGCGCAATTTCCTCGTCAAGATCAACGCCAATATCGGCAACTCGGCGGTTGCCAGCGACGTCGCCACCGAAGTCGACAAGATGGTCTGGTCGACCCGCTGGGGCGCGGACACCGTGATGGACCTTTCCACCGGGCGCAACATCCACGACACCCGCGAATGGATCATCCGCAACAGCCCGGTGCCGATCGGCACGGTGCCGATCTACCAGGCGCTGGAGAAGGTCGGCGGGGTGGCCGAGGACCTGACCTGGGAGGTGTTCCGCGACACCCTGATCGAGCAGGCCGAGCAGGGGGTGGATTACTTCACCATCCACGCCGGGGTGCGGCTGCCCTACGTCCCGCTCGCCGCCAAGCGGGTAACCGGGATCGTCAGCCGGGGCGGCAGCATCATGGCCAAATGGTGCCTCGCCCATCACAAGGAGAGCTTCCTCTACGAACGGTTCGACGAAATCACCGAGATCATGAAGGCCTATGACGTGGCTTATTCGCTGGGCGATGGCCTGCGCCCCGGATCGATTGCCGACGCCAACGACGAGGCCCAGTTTGCCGAGCTCTACACCCTGGGCGAACTGACCAAGCGGGCCTGGGCGCAGGACGTGCAGGTGATGATCGAAGGGCCCGGCCATGTGCCGATGCACAAGATCAAGGAGAACATGGACAAGCAGCTCGAGGCCTGCGGTGAAGCGCCGTTCTACACCCTCGGCCCGCTCGTCACCGACATTGCGCCCGGTTACGACCACATCACCAGCGGCATCGGCGCGGCGATGATCGGGTGGTACGGCACGGCCATGCTCTGCTACGTCACGCCCAAGGAACACCTCGGCCTGCCTGACCGCGATGATGTGAAGGTCGGCGTGGTCACCTACAAGCTTGCCGCCCACGCGGCGGACCTGGCCAAGGGGCACCCGGCGGCCAAGGTGCGCGATGATGCGCTGTCCAAGGCGCGGTTCGAGTTCCGCTGGCGCGACCAGTTCAACCTCAGCCTCGATCCCGACACAGCCGAGCAGTACCATGACCAGACCCTGCCGGCCGAAGGCGCGAAAACAGCCCATTTCTGCTCCATGTGCGGGCCCAAGTTCTGCAGCATGAAGATCAGCCAGGAAGTGCGTGAATTCGCGCGGCTGCAGAACCAGGGCGCCGACGGGTTCGTGGCGGCGGAAGAAGCGGAAAAGGGCATGGCCGAGATGAGCCGGGTCTATGATGAAACCGGGCGCGAGCTCTACATGGGCGCGGGCGACCGCGAGCACGACTGA
- a CDS encoding NADH:ubiquinone oxidoreductase subunit NDUFA12: MSILGKIFTWWDGATIGTHLWSWRKGQQVGTDVQGNRYFRTRKPDAQGRERRWVIYNGPNDASRVPAEWHGWLHGSFDDVPESNLPPPHIWEVDYTPNATGTPLAYRPAGALERGGKRAAATGDYEAWSPDA, from the coding sequence ATGTCTATCCTCGGCAAGATCTTCACCTGGTGGGACGGCGCCACCATCGGAACGCACCTGTGGAGCTGGCGCAAGGGCCAGCAGGTCGGCACCGATGTGCAGGGCAACCGCTATTTCCGCACCCGCAAGCCGGATGCGCAGGGGCGGGAGCGGCGCTGGGTAATCTACAATGGCCCCAACGATGCCAGCCGCGTGCCGGCCGAATGGCATGGCTGGCTGCACGGCTCGTTTGACGATGTGCCGGAAAGCAACTTGCCGCCGCCGCACATCTGGGAAGTGGACTACACCCCCAATGCGACCGGAACCCCGCTGGCCTATCGCCCGGCGGGTGCGCTGGAGCGTGGCGGCAAGCGGGCCGCGGCGACGGGGGATTACGAAGCGTGGTCACCGGACGCCTGA
- a CDS encoding regulatory protein RecX has translation MTRKEQAGQHSARGGPKAKPPLDEARLRDLALAYVARFATTGKRVERYLVRKLRERGWAGEGEPDVDGLIARMGELGYIDDAAFARARGGDLLRRGYGARRVGQVLAEAGVDEPVRRAAAPDEAAARRAAFALARRKRLGPFDSHPPDPARRAKQLAAIVRAGHGFDAARAIMDASDESALAEWVAEAGDDAGNLEGMD, from the coding sequence ATGACGCGCAAGGAGCAAGCAGGACAGCACTCAGCACGGGGCGGGCCGAAGGCCAAACCGCCGCTGGATGAGGCACGCCTGCGGGACCTGGCGTTGGCCTATGTTGCCCGATTCGCCACCACCGGCAAACGGGTGGAACGCTATCTGGTGCGCAAGCTGCGCGAGCGCGGCTGGGCTGGGGAGGGGGAACCTGACGTCGACGGGCTGATCGCGCGGATGGGCGAGCTGGGCTATATCGACGATGCCGCGTTTGCCCGTGCGCGCGGCGGCGACCTGCTGCGACGTGGCTATGGCGCGCGGCGGGTGGGGCAGGTCCTGGCGGAGGCCGGGGTGGACGAGCCCGTCCGCCGCGCGGCGGCGCCGGACGAGGCGGCCGCCCGGCGCGCGGCCTTCGCCCTGGCGCGGCGCAAACGGCTGGGGCCATTCGATTCGCATCCGCCGGATCCTGCCCGCCGTGCGAAGCAGCTTGCCGCAATCGTGCGCGCGGGCCATGGATTCGACGCGGCGCGGGCGATAATGGATGCAAGCGACGAATCCGCGCTGGCCGAATGGGTGGCTGAAGCCGGCGATGATGCGGGAAACCTGGAAGGAATGGATTGA
- a CDS encoding DUF892 family protein yields MKGTSLMANVDTPRALLVMAVQDLYDGECAMVERLDNVRSCLADEAMRELVEQDTARSGTQREALADIARALDAAPDKAENVWLRAILDDADNDCTSIVQGPLRDIALAGALRKGKQSQRVSYETALALACRLDLAEAAEALGAMIDAAQETDTALARALTRLSGGVER; encoded by the coding sequence GTGAAAGGAACCAGCCTCATGGCCAATGTCGATACCCCCCGCGCGCTCCTCGTCATGGCAGTGCAGGACCTCTACGATGGTGAATGCGCCATGGTGGAGCGGCTGGACAACGTCCGCTCCTGCCTCGCCGACGAGGCCATGCGCGAGCTGGTGGAGCAGGATACCGCCCGCAGCGGCACGCAGCGAGAGGCCCTGGCGGATATCGCCCGCGCCCTCGATGCCGCGCCCGACAAGGCGGAGAACGTGTGGCTGCGCGCCATCCTCGATGATGCGGACAACGACTGCACCTCGATCGTGCAGGGCCCCTTGCGCGACATCGCGCTGGCCGGCGCGCTGCGCAAGGGCAAGCAATCGCAGCGGGTCAGCTATGAGACCGCGCTCGCCCTTGCCTGCAGGCTCGACCTGGCCGAGGCGGCGGAGGCGCTGGGCGCGATGATCGACGCGGCGCAGGAGACCGACACCGCGCTCGCCCGCGCGCTCACGCGGCTGAGCGGCGGGGTGGAACGATAA
- a CDS encoding alanine/glycine:cation symporter family protein has protein sequence MAASTAGSPGLVDHVVNVSDFIWGGSWNGETVIPFPPMVIVLLGIGLWMMFGLRFYPIRNLGSAFTGLFKGRKSAGAGEISPFAALSTALSGQVGTGNLAGVATAIALGGPGAIFWMWVTALIGMALAFAEGALAIRYRERTSEGAYRGGPMTYIMMGLGPKYTWLAVLFCLGTLFSALVTGNSIQANAVADSFGELFGMQEWVAGVIVAIAVFLVIIGGIKSIGSVAEKIVPFMAAGYLIMAIIAIVLDYQDIPETFGRIFHGAFNPQAASGGFLGAAIIIAIRAGVARGLFSNEAGQGSTPIAHAVAQTDDPEQQGRMAMLGTFIDTVVICTITALVILTVEGNFTHAGQAVEHAWQSDLQGFAMTSGAFAAAFPALLAGIPIGTLIASVALILFVFTTLVTWSYYGERAITFLYDRVPGSTLRGEKILHMAWRVLWCVVIFIGSFQDLTLIWRLGDISNAAMALPNLIALLLLSGVVFALARGDRTAGPTHMAKTPEEPNEY, from the coding sequence ATGGCTGCCAGCACTGCCGGATCGCCCGGCCTCGTCGATCACGTCGTCAATGTATCCGACTTCATCTGGGGGGGCAGCTGGAACGGCGAGACCGTGATCCCCTTCCCGCCGATGGTGATCGTGCTGTTGGGCATCGGCCTGTGGATGATGTTCGGGCTGCGGTTCTACCCGATCCGCAATCTGGGGAGCGCCTTTACCGGCCTGTTCAAGGGCCGCAAGAGTGCGGGCGCGGGTGAGATCAGCCCGTTCGCGGCGCTGTCCACGGCACTGTCGGGCCAGGTCGGCACAGGCAACCTCGCCGGGGTGGCGACGGCGATCGCACTGGGCGGTCCCGGGGCGATTTTCTGGATGTGGGTCACGGCGCTGATCGGCATGGCGCTGGCCTTTGCCGAAGGCGCGCTCGCCATCCGCTATCGTGAGCGCACCAGCGAGGGTGCCTATCGCGGCGGGCCGATGACCTACATCATGATGGGCCTTGGCCCCAAATACACTTGGCTGGCCGTGCTGTTCTGCCTCGGCACGCTGTTCTCCGCACTGGTCACCGGCAACTCGATCCAGGCCAATGCCGTGGCAGACAGCTTCGGCGAACTGTTCGGAATGCAGGAATGGGTCGCGGGGGTGATCGTGGCGATTGCCGTGTTCCTGGTCATCATCGGCGGGATCAAGTCGATCGGCAGCGTGGCGGAAAAGATCGTGCCGTTCATGGCGGCCGGATACCTGATCATGGCGATCATCGCGATCGTGCTCGACTATCAGGACATTCCCGAAACCTTCGGCCGCATCTTCCACGGCGCGTTCAACCCGCAGGCGGCCAGCGGCGGGTTTCTGGGCGCGGCAATCATCATTGCCATCCGCGCCGGTGTGGCGCGCGGCCTGTTCTCGAACGAGGCCGGGCAAGGCTCGACCCCGATCGCCCATGCCGTGGCGCAGACCGACGATCCGGAACAGCAGGGCCGCATGGCCATGCTCGGCACGTTCATCGATACGGTGGTGATCTGCACCATCACCGCGCTGGTGATCCTGACGGTGGAAGGCAACTTCACCCACGCCGGGCAGGCGGTCGAACACGCCTGGCAATCCGACCTGCAGGGCTTTGCGATGACCTCAGGCGCCTTTGCCGCAGCCTTCCCGGCGCTGCTGGCGGGCATCCCGATCGGCACCCTGATTGCCAGCGTCGCGCTGATCCTGTTCGTTTTCACCACCCTCGTCACCTGGAGCTATTACGGGGAGCGAGCGATCACCTTCCTCTACGACCGTGTTCCCGGATCGACCCTGCGCGGCGAGAAGATACTGCACATGGCATGGCGAGTGCTGTGGTGCGTGGTGATCTTCATCGGCAGCTTCCAGGACCTGACCCTGATCTGGCGTCTGGGCGACATTTCCAACGCTGCCATGGCTCTGCCTAACCTGATCGCCCTGCTGCTGCTGTCAGGCGTGGTGTTCGCGCTGGCGCGGGGGGACCGCACCGCCGGCCCGACCCATATGGCGAAAACCCCGGAAGAGCCGAACGAGTACTAA